One segment of Aquimarina sp. BL5 DNA contains the following:
- a CDS encoding carbohydrate-binding protein, which produces MIKVFILLISLSLSAADITVPLGGNIQDALDDVGSSGGGTVTLASGTFTITSSLKISSNTTLQGSGTYATTIKTTKNIKMIVQSGYGLKNITIQNLTLSGTNASDGGGIEIISYGEDHDTVKISSVRCYNTGWGVHIKGVKNVLVENCDFSENGTAGKEGFAHNMYLRRCYGAVVRNSTFNNSTSANGINISYSEDIEIYDCEMSGNYFRGVRAADTEGYLVHDCIITGNGDFGLGANSENFTTRDIDWKNNCVANNAKDGIYAKSGATGKILNCNSYGNGDDYDVTSTVSQSSNISDSSKTCEDTVETCDSYNAFSQIEAEDFCEQSGIQTGNTNSFVGWVNNGDWVKYENVDFGSGVNSIEISASSGTSGGIIEIRQGSVSGTLLGTVEVTNTGSFTSWETLTASISEINDKQDIYFVFTGGNGYLFDVDWFKFSKETTTNICNSPLVAIIPPSNLTPGISYMYYEGSWNSLPNFNSLTPVSTGVGSTIDLSNVSNGDNFGLTFNGYVNIPNDGNHTFYTTSDDGSSLWIDGNKVVDNDGLHGAREASGIVCLEAGYHKIEVQFFEKTGGNVLTVAYEGPGISKQNIPTYYAVTNNTITIQEDETGFCSAEGTVDSNHTGHTGSGFLNTANVLGNGIDWKLNGSAGSYTFTWRYASTSNRSAKLVVDGSTVASSISFNSTGSWTSWETESVTVDLSDGVKDIRLEATNNSGLGNIDYIQVTGPNVSALACTTIGEDCSDFFGGLSITQTNPGCSNNNGQITVNFEDSDVYTQIQLSIDGGNSYPITVNDNAGSYSFTGLSNAEYQVAARYAGGDCDYNVAHLILIQDCGDIPLNPGGVSWHDSYEANGFCWCSTNFDHNLGSKKVIVNGTQYSVVDICDELEKHPLFRSRNNGDNIYNDVQCGNGPINDSNDEPLCPGRVDMGVEGCLLRGVHWDMEWLASRDRFQGNNRSPDIVKNEDPMVYPNPLNNADLLNITVSGIGTAQVEVYSLAGLRIHSESVKDESTTLDLKHLNTDVYIIKILDNKKTYFSKISIQK; this is translated from the coding sequence ATGATAAAGGTTTTTATCCTTTTAATAAGCCTCTCGTTAAGTGCTGCTGATATAACAGTACCCTTAGGAGGGAACATTCAGGATGCACTCGATGATGTAGGCTCTAGCGGAGGAGGTACTGTTACACTTGCTTCTGGTACATTTACGATTACTTCATCTCTTAAAATATCTAGTAACACAACACTACAAGGTTCAGGTACATACGCCACTACTATTAAGACTACTAAAAATATAAAGATGATTGTTCAATCTGGTTATGGTTTAAAAAACATTACCATTCAGAATCTAACTTTAAGTGGTACCAATGCATCTGACGGTGGAGGAATAGAAATTATCTCCTATGGCGAAGATCACGATACGGTAAAAATATCAAGTGTTCGTTGTTACAATACAGGATGGGGCGTGCATATTAAAGGTGTTAAAAATGTTTTAGTAGAGAATTGTGATTTTAGTGAAAACGGAACAGCGGGTAAAGAAGGTTTTGCTCATAATATGTACCTAAGGAGATGTTATGGTGCTGTTGTTAGAAACTCTACATTTAATAATTCCACATCTGCCAATGGAATCAATATTTCTTATAGTGAAGATATAGAAATTTATGATTGTGAAATGTCGGGAAACTATTTTAGAGGAGTACGTGCTGCAGATACCGAAGGATATTTGGTACATGATTGTATTATCACCGGTAATGGAGATTTTGGATTAGGCGCAAATAGTGAAAACTTTACTACAAGAGATATCGATTGGAAAAATAACTGTGTAGCAAATAATGCAAAAGATGGTATTTATGCTAAATCTGGAGCTACTGGAAAAATTTTAAATTGTAATTCTTATGGTAATGGAGATGATTATGACGTTACCAGTACAGTTTCTCAGTCAAGCAATATAAGTGATTCAAGTAAAACCTGTGAAGATACTGTAGAAACTTGTGACAGCTACAATGCATTTTCGCAAATAGAAGCAGAAGATTTTTGTGAGCAATCGGGTATACAGACAGGAAATACTAATTCTTTTGTAGGATGGGTAAATAACGGAGATTGGGTAAAATACGAAAATGTTGATTTTGGTTCCGGAGTAAATTCAATAGAAATATCTGCATCAAGTGGTACTTCAGGAGGAATTATTGAAATAAGACAAGGAAGTGTTTCCGGAACTTTATTAGGAACAGTAGAAGTTACTAATACTGGATCTTTTACTTCCTGGGAAACTCTAACAGCAAGTATATCAGAAATAAATGATAAACAAGATATTTATTTTGTATTTACTGGCGGAAATGGGTATTTATTTGATGTTGATTGGTTTAAGTTTTCAAAAGAAACGACTACAAATATTTGTAATTCACCATTGGTAGCTATTATACCACCTTCTAATCTAACTCCTGGTATTAGTTATATGTATTATGAAGGTAGTTGGAATTCACTTCCTAATTTTAATTCACTTACACCAGTATCTACTGGAGTGGGTTCTACCATTGATCTAAGTAATGTTTCTAATGGTGATAATTTTGGATTAACCTTTAACGGTTATGTAAATATCCCAAATGATGGTAATCATACTTTTTATACAACTTCTGATGATGGTTCCTCTCTTTGGATTGATGGAAATAAAGTAGTAGACAATGATGGGTTACACGGTGCACGGGAAGCATCAGGAATAGTTTGTTTAGAAGCTGGATATCACAAAATAGAAGTTCAATTTTTTGAAAAAACTGGTGGAAATGTATTGACTGTAGCATATGAGGGACCCGGTATTTCAAAACAGAACATACCTACTTATTATGCAGTTACAAATAATACAATCACTATTCAAGAAGATGAAACTGGATTCTGCTCTGCTGAAGGTACTGTTGACAGTAATCATACTGGACATACTGGATCTGGATTTTTGAATACCGCTAATGTACTTGGTAATGGGATAGATTGGAAACTAAATGGATCAGCTGGATCATATACCTTTACTTGGAGATATGCTAGTACAAGTAACAGGTCCGCAAAATTAGTTGTTGATGGATCTACTGTAGCAAGTAGTATTAGTTTCAATTCTACAGGAAGTTGGACTAGTTGGGAAACAGAATCGGTAACGGTAGATCTTTCTGACGGAGTAAAAGACATCCGCCTAGAAGCTACTAATAACTCAGGACTTGGTAATATTGATTATATACAAGTGACAGGGCCTAATGTCTCTGCATTGGCTTGCACAACTATTGGTGAAGATTGCTCGGATTTCTTTGGAGGGCTTTCAATTACACAAACTAATCCTGGTTGTAGTAATAATAATGGTCAAATCACAGTTAATTTCGAAGATTCGGATGTATATACACAGATTCAGTTAAGTATTGATGGAGGAAACTCATACCCTATTACCGTTAATGACAACGCTGGTTCTTATAGTTTTACTGGTTTAAGTAATGCAGAATATCAAGTTGCTGCTAGGTATGCAGGTGGAGATTGTGACTACAATGTAGCACACCTCATTTTAATTCAGGATTGTGGAGATATTCCTTTAAACCCTGGAGGAGTTTCATGGCACGATAGTTATGAAGCTAATGGATTTTGCTGGTGTAGTACTAATTTTGATCACAATTTAGGAAGCAAAAAAGTAATCGTTAATGGAACTCAATATAGTGTAGTTGATATCTGTGATGAATTAGAAAAGCATCCATTATTTAGATCAAGAAATAATGGAGATAATATATACAATGACGTTCAATGTGGAAATGGACCTATAAATGACTCGAATGATGAACCATTATGTCCAGGTAGGGTTGATATGGGCGTAGAAGGGTGTTTATTAAGAGGTGTACATTGGGATATGGAATGGTTAGCCAGTAGAGACCGTTTTCAAGGAAATAATAGATCTCCTGATATCGTAAAGAATGAAGATCCTATGGTATATCCTAATCCGTTAAACAATGCTGATTTACTGAATATAACTGTTTCAGGTATAGGTACAGCTCAGGTAGAAGTTTATAGCCTAGCTGGTTTACGAATACATTCAGAAAGTGTTAAAGATGAATCAACCACTTTGGATTTAAAACACTTGAATACTGATGTTTACATTATAAAAATCCTAGACAATAAAAAAACATATTTCAGTAAAATAAGTATTCAAAAGTAA